Below is a genomic region from Miniphocaeibacter halophilus.
ATATTAATTGATGGTGCACATAACGTAGATTCAATAAATAATTTAGTTAGTTTTTTAAAAAAACTAAAATACAATAAATTAAAAATTCTTATGGGCGTATTAAAAGATAAAGAATATGATGAGATTTTCAAGATTATATCATCATTAGATGCAGAATTTTATCTCACAGAAGTACCTTATGAAAGCAGAAAAATGACTGTAGATGAAATGAAAAAAGTTTTAAAAAAGTATACAGAGCATATTTATACTTTTAAAAATCCTGAAGATGCTTTAAATGTAATTTTAAAGGGTAATAGTGAAAATAATGTAATAGTTTTAACAGGATCGTTTTATCTTATTTCAAAATTAAGAAATAAATTAATAAATAAAGAACAAGTAATTGATTAATTTAACAAAAAAGATATATTTAAATAGAATTTAATGTTAAAATTATAAATAGAACAAGAGGAGGCAACTATGATATTAATAAAAGAATTTGAATTTGATGCAGCTCATAATTTAGTCCATTATAAAGGAAAATGTGAGAGACTACATGGGCATACCTATAAATTAGTAGTTAAACTTGAAGGTACTAAAGACAAAGAGGATATGATATTTGATTTTGTCGAATTAAAACACCTAGTAAATGAAAAAATATTATATGAATTTGATCATGGTTATTTAAATGACTTTATAGAGCAGCCATCTGCTGAGAATATAGCAGAATATATTTGGAATAAATTAGAACCAATGGTAAAAAGAGATAATTGTAGATTATATGAAATAGAAGTATGGGAAACAAAAACATCTGGAATTGTTTATAGAGGAGAATAAGGAGGCAACTAATGAAAGATGTCCAACAACAAGTTGATGAAAGAGATATATATTTAAATGAAGTAGGAATTAAAGATTTAGTGTTTCCTATTGAAATTAAAAACAAAGATGGAAAATGGCAAACTACTCATGCAAAAATAAGTCTTTCCGTAGACTTGGATCCTTCCCAAAGAGGGACCCATATGTCCAGATTTGTAGATATAATTCAAAAAAATAATCGAATAGATTTGAAACATATAAAGAATATACTGGCAGTAATACAGGAAAAACTAGGAGCAAAAAAGAGTTTCATAGAACTTGAATTTGAATATTTTATAAAAAAAGAAGCTCCTGTTTCAAAGAAGATTTCATATATTAATGTTGGAGTAAAATATAAGGCTTGGTTAGGTGATACCTTTGAATTTGAAATGACTGTCAATACACCTGCAACAACATTATGTCCTTGTTCAAAAGAAATTTCAGAAGTTAGTGCACACAATCAAAGAGCAAACATTTCCATAACTGTTAGGTCTAATGAATTTATTTGGATAGAAGATTTAGTAAAAATTTCTGAAGATTCTGCATCATCACCGGTATATGCACTTTTAAAAAGACCGGATGAAAAATATGTAACAGAATATGCTTATGAAAATCCTAGATTTGTTGAAGATGTTTGTAGAGAAGTCAAAATTCAATTAGATGAAAATAAAATAGCAACCAGATATAAAATATTAGTGGAAAGTTTTGAAAGCATTCATAATCATAATGCTTTTGCAAAAATAATAAGTGAGGCGATGCTTAAATGAAGCACATAACTTTAAAGGACGGAAGAATAAAAGAGTTTTCAAAAAAAATGGATTTTATGGGAATAATTAATGTAACAGATAATTCTTTCTATTCAGGTTCAAGGACCTATAATACCGATGATGCAATAAAAAGAGCCAAAAAGCTAATAGAAGAAGGAGCTACATTTTTAGATATCGGTGGAGAATCAACAAGACCTGGTTCTGATCCGGTAGATGCCGAAGAGGAGATTAATCGTGTTTGTCCAGTAATAAAAGAAATAAAAAAATTGTATCCGGAGGTACTATTGTCTGTTGACACATATAGATCAAAAACTGCCTTAGCGGCAATTGAAAATGGAGTAGACATAATAAACGATATTTCAGGACTAACCTTTGATGAAAATATGGTAAAAGTTATAGCGGAAACAAAAGTACCATTAATTTTAATGCACATAAAAGGTAAACCGAAAACAATGCATGTTAAACCCCATTACGATAATGTAGTAAAAGAGGTTTATGAATTTTTAGAAGGACAAATTAATTACGCTTATGAAAATGGTGTAGAAAAAAATAAAATTATAATTGATTTAGGTATTGGATTTGGTAAGAATGCAGAACATAACATAGAATTATTAAAAAATATATCTTATTTCGATACACTAAATTTACCACATTTATTAGCAGTTTCAAGAAAAAAATTTATAGGAAAAGTATTAAACTATGAAGATGCAAAAGATAGACTATTTGGTACAATTGGAATTTCAGTTTATGCAAGAACAAAGGGAATTGAAATAGCAAGAGTTCATGATGTAAAAGAAAATCTTGAAGCTGTAAGAATGGTTGAGGAATTTTTATGATAGCATTTATTGCCTTAGGCTCAAATATGGGAGATAGGAATAAATATTTAGAAGATGCAATTGATTTAATAAATAAAAGAGTTGGTAGAGTATTAAAAAGATCTTCTATTTTAGAAACAAAGCCTTATGGCTATACAGAACAAGATAATTTTTTAAATATGGCAATAAAAATAGACACAGAACTTTCTCCAAGGGATTTATTAAAGAAATTACTTCAAATTGAAGCTGAACTTGAAAGAGTAAGACTTATAACTTGGGGGCCTAGGACTATTGATTTGGATATAATTTATTACGGTAATGAAATTATAGACGAAGATGATTTGAAAATTCCTCATATTGATTTGTATAATAGGGATTTTGTTTTAAAACCAATAGTTGAAATAGATAGGGATTTTATTGACCCTAGAAAAAACAAAAAAGTAAGTGAACTATTAGAAGAGTTAAATAAATAAAAATAAAAATGCCCTAAAACTATAATAAGTTTTAGGGCATTTTTATTTTATAATAATATTAATATGAATTTAGTTTGGAAAAATAACATCATCAGTAATCGGACAGTTATATTCTTTTCCGCTCATTGATTTTTCAAATTCTTCTTTTGCCTTATCAACTATAGATGGATCGTTTATTATTTTCAAAGATGAGTCTGCCATTATTTTTGCAGCATATAACATTCCTTTAAAACCGATTTCTGTAGCAGCACATGTTGTATTATGCCAACTATGACCTGCCGCACCGATATTAGAAGTTGCTGTCATAAACATAGTTCCCGGGATTATATGTTGTACATCACCAACGTCTGTAGAATTGAAACTATTTGATTTTCCGTCAATAGGTTTTCCACTAAATAAATATACATTTTCAGTATTACCTGTTTCAAAAGCCCCTTCTTTATTAGTTTTATTCTCTTCTAAAATTTTTGCAAAATCAATATCTTCCTTAGACCATTCTTGAGCCGGTATTTCGTTCATAGATTCAAGCAATAAATCACCTAGAACTTTATTATTAAGGGTTTCATAACAACCGCCCAAATATTCTAATTCTACATTTGTTTCAGTCATCATTGCCGCACCATTTGCAACCTTAATTAATCTATTATAGGTGTCCTCTACAGTTTCTCTATTCAATGCTCTAACATAATACCAAACAGAAGCCTTGTCGGGAACGATATTAGGTGCTTGTCCACCATCGGTAATAACATAATGAATTCTCACATCATCAGTAACGTGTTCTCTTAAGTAGTTTGCTCCGACATTAGTAAGTTCTACAGCATCAAGGGCAGATCTACCATTTTGTGGATCAGCACCAGCATGAGCAGTAATGCCTTTAAAATGGAATTTAAAAGAATTTGATGCAGTCATTACACCTCTTAAAACAATATTTGATGTTCCGGGATGCCAGGCAAAAGCTACATCTAAATCTTTAAAAGCTCCACCTCTAGCCATGAAACCTTTGCCGGTAAGAGTTTCTTCACCAGGGCAACCATAGAATACAATGGTGCCTTTTAAGTTTTTTTCTTCCATTTCTTTTTTTAAAGCTATGGCAGCACCTAAATGTGCAACAGCAAGTAGATTGTGTTGACATGCGTGTCCTGGATCTCCATCTTTAATAGATTCTTTTACTGTGCTAACTTTTTGACTCATACCAGGTAGTGCATCATATTCTCCTAGTAAACCAATTACTGGTTTACCTTCACCCCAAGTAGCTCTTATTGATGTTGGTACACCAAATTTTCCTACCTCTACATTGAATCCTTCTTTTTCTAAATATTCTGAAATCCAATTGCAAGCTTTGACTTCTTTAAATGCCACTTCTGGATTTTTCCAAATATCCATAGCTAAATCTTTTAATTCATTACTCTTATTATCTATATAGTCCAATGCTATTTTACTCATAATTTTCCTCCTCAAATATTATAAAGTGATTTTTTCTTTTGTTTTAGTATTGTTATTAATCCTATATTTTTTAGAACTAATATAAGAATATATCCAACTTACTATTGTTAATACTGTCATTATAGCCATTACCATCCAAGCTACTTTATAAGAACCACTTACATCATATATGGATGCTACTAATAAAGTTCCACAGGATAAGCCTAATTGTACTGTACTATTTACATATCCATATATATCTCCGTATTTATCTTGTCCAAATACTTCTGATGTAATTAAAGGTGGTAGCACATTACCTATAGCCATTCCTAATCCTAAGAATACAGCTACTCCATATAAAAACATTGTTTTTTCAGCAAAAAGCATACTTATAAAACATAGAGTAAATGAAGTTCCACCAAATAGAATTGCTGCAATAAGTCCGAATTTATCATTAATCCAGCCAATAAGTAATTTTCCAAATACTCCAATTAGAGAATATAAGGATAAAATTGAAGCTGCTATAGCTGGGGTATGCATTTCTCCTAATGCAGGTGGTATTTGTTGCAAAGCACCGGTATTAATTAATCCGTTACAAATCATTCCAAATAATAAAATGTAGAAAAATGATTTCTTAAATATTTCTTTAGTACTTAGTCCTAATTTAACAACGTTGTAATTATTTTTAGTTTTTTGTGTAGAATCAGCCGAGTAGCCTAAAGGTTTTAAGTTTTTATCTTCAGGTTTTTTAGTAAAGATAAATATAGAAGTTGGAACAGCTATTATGAATATGATTCCTGCCATAATAAAATATGCTTTTCTCCAACCAAAATTACCTATACAGTAACTAAGAATTGGTCCAAGAACAGCTCCTCCTATACCTATTCCACCCATAGCTAAACTCATGGCTAATCCTTTTTTTTCAACAAACCAATTTGTTACCATCATAGGTACTGGTAACATTGCTGAGGACAAAAACAATATTCCTAATACAAATGAAGTAATATAAAGGTGAATTGGACTTTGAGCTAAGCCGTATGTAGCAAATACTAATGCAAATAAAACAACACTAATATTTTGTATCCTTTTCATATTTCCATTTGCTAGTTTTTTAGATATAAATGGTGATACAAATATACCTAGTCCTTGTAAAATTGTACTACTTAGTGCAAAGGTACTTTTGTTTATACCTAATTCTTTTACAACTGAATCCTGGTAAAGTCCTGCAGTTGCCATTACACTAGGAACTACTGTAGCAGTTACTAGAATAGAACCTACTACTATCCACCAACCATAAAAGATTTTTTTCTTTTCTTGCATAATAACCTCCAAAATATTAATAAATTTTATGTATCTTGTAGCACTATAATATACCATGAAAAACCTTTGCACAATATTGATTTTTTCTAAAAAGAACTATATTCTATTTTCTTAATGAGGTAAGGAAAATAATGACCTACTAACATACAATTAATTTTCTGTTATGATATAATTAAATTAAAATAATGAACCATTGTTGACTAAGTTCATTATACAGGGGAGAAAAAATGAACGATAATAAATTTAATATTTCAAATATAGATTTAAATAAAAATAAAATTATAGAAAAATATACTTTTGAAACTACAATTCTATTTCAATTAAAAGGAATTACAAATATATATTCAGATGGGAATAACTATAATATGAGTAAGGGAAATATTATGATAATAAATAGAAATAGAAGTTTCATTCTAGAAAATATTAGTGAAGTAGGTAATATATTGATGATGATTACTATAAATAATTCCTATTTTATATCTATTTATGATGAATTTACCTCAGCAACTTTTGAACTATTCCCAGATGAAGAAAAAACAGGTAAATCAAGATCTATAAATGAGTTGAGGGTAGAGTTAGCAAGACTTTTAATGTATTATTCAAATCCTTCATCAACAACTAATATAAGTATGAATATATCTATAAATAAAATTATGTTATATTTAATTTCTTATTTTAATAAAGAAAGAGATATAAAAAATACATATGTGAAAAATCAAAAAATAATAGATATATTGAAATATATGGATAAAAATTATGACAAAAAAATAAGTATAGATGGTCTAGCGCAAAAATATTATATGTCATCATCTACTTTATCAAAATTATTTAAAGAGGAGACCGGAGAATTATTTTCCAAATATTTAAATGACTTAAGGTCTACAAAGAGTCTTAAAGATTTATTATATTCTAGTCTTAGTATAGAGGAAATAGCATTGAAAAATGGTTTTGGAAACGGTAGAACTTATAGAAGAGGATTTAAAGAAGTTTTTGGTTGTACTCCATCTCAATATAGAAAACAAAACAATGGAGATACTAAAGATTTTATTTCTGATAGTAAAAGCGATGAATTGGAAAAAAATAAAGATATTTTTGAAATCTTATATTCCTATATAAATTCACCGGTAGAAAATATAAAACAAGAATATATAGTAGAAAATAATAAAAAACTTATAATTGATTCTTCTATAAATAGAGGCCAAATTAATCCGAAGAAAATAATTCATGTAGGCTCCTTGGATTTATTATTAGATTGCGAAAATTTTGATGAATTAGAAATGATTAAAGAGGATATAGGAATAAATTATATTGGAATATCAAGTATATATACTTCATATCCGGATTCATATTTAGAATATGAAGTAGATGATTATTATGTTTTTTCTAAATTTGGAAAATTTGATTCTATTGTTGAAACTTTAATACAAAACTCCATTGGTATTTTTTATCAAATATCAATTTCAGATATAATCAATAAAAAAAATAATTATTATTGGCAAATGTTAAATTTTTTCAAAAATTATAAAAATATTTATGGAAAATTGTTTTTTAATAATATAAGAATAAATTGTATATTTGATTTTGATAATATTGAAAAAAGTTACTCGATTTTTAAAATGATTTATAAACAGGGGAAACTAATTGATAATGGGTTAGAAATTGGTGCATCTATTCCTTTAAAATATCCTAATTATTCATTTAGTAGTGAAAAAGAGCGAGAGATTTATATAAAAAAAGTTGTTCCTTTTTGTGACTTTTTAAGTTATTCTTCAGATCCTAATAGAATATATAAGTACAATAAAAATGAAATTACAAATATGGATTTTTTTAATGAATTTGTATATAAAGAAATAATAAATATAAAGAATATAGTTCAGCAATGGAACAGCAATATACCCATAGTTTTAAGTGAGTGGAATACTTTAACAGGAGAAAAACAAAGTATCAATGGTACTTTTTTCAGAGCTGCTATTATTTTGCAGGAAGTGCTGAAGTTAGACCTGTTAATAGAAGCTTATGGATTTTGGTTGAATGCGGGAATTTATATGAATTATAAATTTGATAAGGAAAACAAATTTAATGGTTTAGAACTATTTCATAATTACAAGGGTAAAAAGCCGGTATATAATGTTTTGTTACTGGCTTCAAGACTAAAAGGGAATGTAAGGTTCTTAGGAAAAGAATGTATGTTATTACAAGAAGGTGATAACTATCAACTTTTACTATGGAATCCAAATTATTTTAATCCTAATTTAAGCGAACAGATTCGATTCTTAGAAAGTAAAACTGTTCTTTATAATATAGAAATTCCGGATATAAAAGGTAATTATTACCAGGTTAAAAGATTTGATTTTTCTAGAAATAGTGGAGCTATATACTATTTATTTCAAAATTTTAAATCAAGATATCCTTTAGACTTAGAGGCAAGAAAATATTTAAGCACCATGTCAACTCCTAAAATTTCCATTTTTGATGTTAGTATTCAAGATGGCTTTAATTATAGTTTTATTTTAGATACAAATGCAATTGTACTTTTAGAGTTCAAAGCGATATATAAGTAATTATTAAAATAAAAAAAGATACAATATATTATTAATATTGTATCTTTTTTTAGTTAAGAATATAAGCTTTTTTAAAATATATATAATAAACAATTAAACAAATAGCTTATTTATATTATCTAAATATGAAAATATTCTTTCATAATTACTTAAAGTTTTTTCATAGAAAACTCCACTTTCAGGATCGCATATTCCATCTTTCATTCTTTCAATATGAAGATTTCTAAAATTTTCAACTTTATTTTCAAAATTTTTATTTAAGCTATAATTTAAAACTCTTCTTTCTTCCGGATCTGCAACATTTTCTAGAACGGTATATAGTTGTTCTACAGATTTATCTAAGAATTTAAGTTCTTTATAACAATCATCGCTATAAGTTAATTGTCTTTCAGATGAAGCTTTGGCATATTCAGCTATAGCCTTACTATGGTCTCCAATTCTTTCAATATCTCTTACAATTCTCATATATGCTGTAAAACTTGAAGCAGTGGAATCGTCCATAAATTCGCTAAGAATATCTATAATATACTTAGTAATATTAGAGTTTAAATAATTTATTATATCCTCATTATGCAATAATTTTTTATATTTACTTTCATCATAGTTATGGAATAGTTCAATAGATAATCGATAATTTTCTTTTGCAATATCCAGCATTCTCTTTACTTCTGCTTTTACGTCAGTAAGAAGTAAAGGCACATCATGATGTTTTTTTATGTTTATATATTTAAGAGATAGGTCTTCTGTAGCAGGGTCTTTTCCAGGTATAAGTTTTGTAGCTAATGTTGCTAAAAACTTTGAAAAAGGGAAAAGTATTAACGTAGCTAATATATTAAACAAAGTATGCATATTTGCAATTTGTGCAGCCGGTAAATCCTTAGAAAGCTTTACTATTATTTCTTCAAATGGAAATATATATAAAAGTATTAAAAATATAATAGTTCCAAAAACATTAAATAAAACATGAACAGTGGCAGTTCTTTTTCCATTTTTAGAACTTCCCAATGACGATAATATACTGGTTATACAAGTACCTATATTGAATCCGCAAACAATAAAAATAGCTCCGTGAAAAGCAATTAGACCCTTATTTGCTAAAGCTTGTAAAATACCTAAAGAAGCACTAGATGATTGTATAACAGCTGTAAAAATTGTACCGACTAATACACCCATTACCGGATTGGAAATTTTTGTCATAATATTTACAAAAGTTTCACTTTCCTGTAGAGGACTCATAGAGTCTGACATTATTGTCATTCCCATAAAGAGAACTCCTAACCCCATAATAACTTGACCAAGATATTTTACTGAATTCTTGTTTATAAATTTAAACATGGCAAATCCAATAAAAGCCATTAATGGTGCTGATTCAGTTATGTTTAAGGCTACAAGTTGACCTGTAACGGTAGTACCTATGTTTGCACCCATAATAACTCCAACAGCTTGTTGTAAAGTCATTAAACCAGAATTTACAAAACCTACGGCCATAACAGTTGTAGCAGAACTACTTTGTATAATGGCTGTAACAACAGTTCCAACAAGAATACCTTTAATAGTGTTGGAAGTAAGTTTTTCAATTATATTGTGTAACCTATTTCCAGCAACTAATTCTAATCCTTCACTCATTAAATCCATACCATATAAAAACAGGGCAAGACCTCCTAAAAGAGCAAAGACATAAGCAATAGACATATACTCCTCCTAATAATAATTCATACATATTGTATAATAACCTAAAAGTAATAAAAATAATAGTACTTTTATTAATAATTTATAATAAATAATAAAAAATATGTTATTCAAGAAAGAAATTGAACATTTCAAGAAAAAAATAATAAAAAATTTTATATATTGGTATTATGGAAATACGAAATATCGTTAGGAGGAAGTTATGGACAAAAATTTAAATGCATTAGAAGTAAAAAACATATCTAAAAGCTTTAATGGAAAACAAGCTTTAAAAAAATTGGATTTCGTAATAAAGTACGGAGAAATATTTGGATTTTTAGGACCGTCAGGAGCAGGAAAAACAACTACTATTAAAATGATGACAGGACAATTAGAACCATCAGGTGGAGAGGCCTTTATACTTGGTAGAAATGCTAAGAATATTACAGCTGAAATTTACGGAAAAATTGGACTTGTAACAGATAATAGTGGAGTGTATGAAAAATTAACAGTTGCAGAAAATATGAAGGTTTATTGTAATATTCACAATGTTCCTGTATCGGAAGCAAATAGGCTGTTAAAAAGAGTTGGACTTGAAAATGACAAGAAAAAACCTGCTGAAAAATTATCAAAAGGTATGAAACAAAGACTGGTACTTGCAAGGGCCTTAGTTCATAGTCCGGAAATTTTATTTTTAGATGAGCCAACAAGTGGGTTAGATCCAAGTACATCCTTAGCAATACATGAACTGTTACTTGAAGTTAGAAATTCCGGTACAGCAATATTTTTAACTACTCATAATATGGAAGAAGCATATAAACTTTGTGACAATCTTGCCTTAATAAATGAGGGAGTAATAGTGGAACAAGGAAAACCTAAGGAAATAATATTAAAGCATAATCAAAAACAATCATTTGAAGTAATGTTGGACAATAATGAGAATATATCATTTCAAGAGGATTCACCTGAACTTGAAACTCTATTTGATTTAATAAGAAAGAAAAGAGTAAAATCAATTCATTCTTCAGAGCCAACATTAGAAGATGTATTTATTAAATTAACAGGGAGGGTATTAAGTAATGAATATTAGTATTAGAAAAATTTCTGCTATAGCAGGTTTAAAATTAAAAATATTTTCAAGAAATACTTACTATATAATGAGTCCATTTTTGGTAATATTATTAGGATTAATATTTGGATATTTTTTCAAGGGAGCAATACCGGGGTATAGTTTTATAATGACAGTAGGATTTAATATTTCTATGGTTGGAATATCCTTAACAGCTGCAATGGTTGCAGAGGAAAAGGAAAAACATACCTTAAGAGCTTTAATGACATCATCTATAACAGGTGGCGACTATTTATTAGGAAGTGCCTTAATTCCATTTTTAGTTATGTTAATAACTGCTTTAGTAACTCCTTTAGTAACACAGTTTTCCTATAGTAATATTAATATTCCTATGTATCTCTTACTAAATATAATAGGAATAATATCAATGATTTTAATAGGATTTATTTTTGGTATTTTTGGTAAAAGTCAAGCACAAGTATCTACAACGACAATGCCTATAATTCTAATATTAGTAATGTTACCAACATTTTCCATGTTCTCTGAATTTATAGAAAAAATTAGTATGCTTACAATATCGGGAGTATTGGATAGTTATTTAAATGGTATGATAGAAAATATTAATTATGCCCTGTCTACAAAAGATTGGATAGTACTTGCAGCATGGGTAATAATTCCGGCCATAATATTTATATATGTTTATAGAAAAAATGGAATAGATGAATAAAAAATTAAATTGGCTTTAAATAGCCAATTTTTTTTATAAATGGTATAATATATAAAATATTTTAATTAATTGATTTAGATATTTATATGAAAAGAGGATACCATTGATAGAAGCATATATTTGCGAAGATAATAAATATATTTTAAACTTAATAAAAAGGGAAGTTGAAAAATATATATTAATACAAGGCTACGATATTGAAATTAAGGGAACTTATGAAAAACCGGAAGACTTTATAAATAATTTGGATACTGTTCAACAACGTTCAATTTATTTTTTAGACATAGATTTTAATAATTCAAAACTAAATGGATTTGACCTAGGTAAGGAAATTAGAAAAAGAGATAGCAGGGGATTTATTATTTACATAACCTCCTATGATAATCTTTTAATGGAGACCTTTAAGTATAGACTAGAAGCTTTAGACTATATTATTAAAGACAATGAAGGGGAGTTTATAAAACAAATAACCCAAGCAATAGACTCTGTAGAGGAAAGGCTTATTAATGAACCGGCTTCTGAAAGTAAGTATTATTCAGTTTCAGTTTTTGATACGATTTACAAAGTACCATATAATGAAATATTATATTTCCAAACTTCAGAGAAAGCCCACAGAATTGTACTATATACAATAGACCGTTCCTATGAATTTTTTGGGAAAATAAGAGAAATAGAAAGAGAATTAGGAGGGGACTTTTGCCGGTCTCATAGGTCTGTCTTAGTAAATAGGAAGAAAATTATATCCTTAAACAAAAAGGATAGTGTGCTAGAGTTAGAAACAGGATTAAGATGTCCTATTGCACGAGGAAAAATAAAAACAATAGAAAATATATTTAAAATAGAGGTAAAATATGAAACTAATTAATTTTTTTGAGGGTATTCCAAGATTTATTCTATTTGGAATAATAATTCTAAAGTATTGTGAATTGATGTATATAAAATTAGAAAAAAAAGTATTTATTAAAGGTCTAATTAGTTTTGTTTTTATAATGCAGTTAACACAATTAGGCATATATTATCTTTATTATAATGATCAATTAATACTAAGAGACATATTTTCTATGGTTTTATACTTATTTATGACATTTTTTATGGTTAAAATACTATACGGGAAAATATTTCATGTCGATGGATTATTTACATATATATTAAGTTCTATTATATTAGGTGTTACCAATCAATTTGTAGTAACAATAGGTGTTGATATTTATGAATATCTTACAAACATATATGAGGATCCTCTTATCATTAATTATATATTTCAGTTGACGGTATTTTTAATAATGTTTGGTGCCTATAGGATATTATTAAAAAAATTTGGGAATATACCAATTCTATTAGCATTTGATAATAAAAATTTTAAGATATTATTTATTGTATTTGAAATGACTAAAGATATTTTAGAATCGAGTCCAATTTATTATATAATAACTGGAGATGAATTTCATGGTAAAATTTATAAATATATAACATTTTCTGTACATATTCTGATTGGATTATGGATAGTTATATATGGAATGAAAAAATACTTTGAAAAAAACAAGAAATTAAATGAAACAATAATCCTTCAACAAGAAACCTATATAAATTCCTTAGAATCCATACAGGAAGATATTAGAAAATATAATCATGACTATAAAAATCTTCTAACAGGAGCCTTACTTCAAGCAAAGTATGGGGATTACGATGGGGTTAGACTTTATTTAAAAGATGTATTTGATGAATTTGAAGAAAAGTTGGGAAAACAAATAAGTAAAAATACCCAGTTAAAGAAAATAAAATCCAATGAAGTCAAGGGGCTTCTTCTTTCCAAAATAAGTAAAATGGAAGAGTTGAAAATAGAATTTCATCTAGAGGTCCTAAATGAAGTAGATAGAATAAATA
It encodes:
- a CDS encoding sensor histidine kinase, producing the protein MKLINFFEGIPRFILFGIIILKYCELMYIKLEKKVFIKGLISFVFIMQLTQLGIYYLYYNDQLILRDIFSMVLYLFMTFFMVKILYGKIFHVDGLFTYILSSIILGVTNQFVVTIGVDIYEYLTNIYEDPLIINYIFQLTVFLIMFGAYRILLKKFGNIPILLAFDNKNFKILFIVFEMTKDILESSPIYYIITGDEFHGKIYKYITFSVHILIGLWIVIYGMKKYFEKNKKLNETIILQQETYINSLESIQEDIRKYNHDYKNLLTGALLQAKYGDYDGVRLYLKDVFDEFEEKLGKQISKNTQLKKIKSNEVKGLLLSKISKMEELKIEFHLEVLNEVDRINMKTTDLVRCLGILLDNAIEEVDKQEERIIKLVILQEEKVTTIMVKNPVTEKVNIQNIYQEGFSTKEDIRGLGLSNYREIVENYENIVRETISTEREFNQILKIA